From Alienimonas californiensis, a single genomic window includes:
- a CDS encoding vacuolar protein sorting-associated family 26 protein has translation MFSIELDAPEAAPGGVVRGAAIFTTEKEVTPKHVRLELLWSTRGRGDVSSGVVAQADGQTGPVAAGQTVRVPFAATLPKDAPRSFAGELIELYWCVRGRVDLPWAFDEKAQAEFVVVGPGADSPGVGGAGADEGDRDGSDHWPE, from the coding sequence ATGTTCTCGATTGAGTTGGACGCCCCCGAGGCGGCGCCCGGCGGCGTCGTCCGCGGGGCGGCGATCTTCACCACGGAGAAAGAGGTCACGCCCAAGCACGTTCGGCTGGAACTGCTGTGGAGCACCCGCGGCCGCGGCGACGTGAGCAGCGGCGTGGTTGCCCAGGCCGACGGCCAGACCGGCCCCGTCGCCGCGGGGCAGACGGTCCGCGTGCCCTTCGCCGCGACCCTGCCGAAGGACGCCCCGCGGTCGTTCGCCGGGGAGTTGATCGAGTTGTACTGGTGCGTCCGCGGCCGGGTCGATCTCCCCTGGGCGTTTGACGAGAAGGCGCAGGCAGAATTCGTCGTCGTGGGCCCTGGCGCCGACAGTCCCGGCGTTGGCGGTGCGGGCGCTGACGAAGGGGACCGGGACGGGTCGGACCACTGGCCCGAGTAG
- a CDS encoding zinc metalloprotease, whose amino-acid sequence MTPAPTPAPDSPPGSRAKKAPGRYRVGVMTMEVEGDRPDAFAALVRSAVDQFDATIQSDGTGEGAAGVSVELLAFRGPHLTPTEGAYRPLDFLRIGLTEKLERGVHFLLIVTEVDLSSAAFTSTVALPSRLTNVAVISTKRLDPAYRGEPPDPDAAAAALTALLRHCFGHLLNLPHHPGPNNVMYDFAQVDELAAMTELTETQRARVRRALPREARERTTASRAGRLARWRFALKVAFSNAGGIVGAALRANPIRLLGRLPTLVTTALSVLLVLFFSPEPWDVGSTVELYQLALFSAVAVIGATAALYRAFGFGAVRDRTRALSESAVVTAAATLLSLGATMALLFTALAGLVWLGAATVFPRQLMETWPTVDPAVRTADHLKLSLFVAAIATLAGSLGGRADSRDLVRGVLFVDEET is encoded by the coding sequence GTGACGCCCGCCCCGACGCCCGCCCCGGATTCGCCCCCGGGCTCCCGCGCCAAGAAGGCGCCCGGCCGCTATCGGGTGGGGGTGATGACGATGGAGGTGGAGGGCGATCGGCCGGACGCCTTCGCGGCGCTGGTGCGGTCGGCGGTCGATCAATTTGACGCGACGATTCAATCCGACGGGACAGGCGAGGGGGCGGCGGGGGTCTCGGTGGAGCTGCTCGCCTTTCGCGGGCCGCACCTGACGCCGACGGAGGGGGCGTACCGGCCGCTGGACTTTCTGCGGATCGGATTGACGGAGAAGTTGGAGCGCGGCGTGCACTTCCTATTAATCGTCACGGAGGTGGATCTGTCCTCCGCGGCGTTCACCTCCACCGTCGCGCTGCCCAGCCGGCTGACGAACGTGGCGGTGATTTCCACTAAGCGGCTGGACCCGGCCTATCGGGGCGAGCCGCCGGACCCGGACGCCGCGGCGGCCGCCCTGACGGCGCTGTTGCGGCATTGCTTCGGCCATCTGCTGAACCTGCCGCATCATCCCGGGCCGAACAACGTGATGTACGACTTCGCCCAGGTCGACGAGCTGGCCGCGATGACCGAACTCACCGAGACCCAGCGGGCCCGCGTGCGACGCGCCCTGCCGCGGGAGGCCCGTGAACGCACCACCGCGAGCCGGGCGGGGCGCCTGGCGCGGTGGCGATTCGCCCTGAAAGTCGCATTTTCGAACGCCGGCGGGATCGTCGGGGCGGCGCTGCGGGCGAACCCGATCCGGCTGCTCGGTCGGCTGCCGACGCTCGTCACCACCGCCCTCAGCGTGCTGCTGGTCCTGTTTTTCAGCCCGGAGCCGTGGGACGTGGGCAGTACGGTGGAGCTCTATCAATTAGCCCTGTTCAGCGCCGTGGCCGTGATCGGCGCGACGGCGGCGCTGTATCGGGCGTTCGGATTCGGAGCCGTGCGGGATCGGACTCGGGCGCTGTCCGAGAGCGCCGTCGTCACCGCCGCCGCCACGCTGCTGAGCTTGGGGGCGACGATGGCGCTGCTGTTCACGGCGCTGGCGGGGCTGGTCTGGCTGGGCGCCGCGACGGTCTTCCCCCGCCAACTGATGGAAACCTGGCCCACGGTCGACCCGGCGGTGCGGACGGCGGACCACCTCAAGCTGAGCCTGTTCGTCGCCGCGATCGCCACGCTGGCCGGCTCGCTGGGCGGGCGGGCCGACAGCCGCGATCTGGTCCGCGGCGTGCTGTTCGTGGATGAGGAGACCTGA
- a CDS encoding FkbM family methyltransferase, giving the protein MIHVGANDGEERVAYDKFGLRVLWVEPIPTVFEQLESNLAPFPKQRAVQALVTDRDDRAYEFHISNNEGKSSSILDLKEHRDIWPGVQYTKTLSLQGVTLPSLLQRHEIDPAAYDALIMDTQGSELLVLQGAEALLPQFQFIKAEVADFEAYAGCCQLADLDAFMTGHGFKTYSKTPFARRAEGGAYYDVTYRRNA; this is encoded by the coding sequence GTGATCCACGTTGGGGCCAACGACGGGGAAGAGCGAGTCGCCTACGACAAATTCGGACTGCGGGTGCTGTGGGTCGAGCCGATCCCGACCGTCTTTGAACAGTTGGAGTCCAATCTTGCGCCGTTTCCGAAACAAAGGGCGGTTCAGGCCCTCGTGACGGACCGCGACGACCGGGCGTACGAGTTCCATATTTCCAACAACGAAGGCAAATCGTCGTCGATCCTGGACCTGAAAGAGCATCGGGACATCTGGCCCGGCGTCCAATATACCAAGACGTTGTCCCTGCAGGGCGTCACGCTGCCCTCGCTGCTTCAACGGCACGAGATTGATCCGGCCGCTTACGACGCCCTGATCATGGACACCCAGGGCTCGGAGCTGCTGGTGCTCCAGGGGGCCGAGGCGCTGCTCCCGCAGTTTCAATTCATCAAGGCCGAGGTCGCCGATTTTGAAGCCTACGCCGGCTGCTGCCAGCTTGCCGATCTGGACGCGTTCATGACCGGGCACGGGTTCAAGACGTACTCGAAGACCCCCTTCGCCCGCCGTGCCGAGGGCGGCGCGTATTACGACGTGACGTACCGACGCAACGCGTAA
- a CDS encoding TolC family protein: MNRPRTPLTAPGYPRKALRRMGSAAIGAVALAGCGTAPTVVTYSPGSVVAPPAIAGAGVAAAEASVTEPIQRVAAAAAEREPAPVHPANYQADAQEPAAAPLPAPLPAGLDETDVAADEAHAFESLTLAEAEGTALAQNPTLAGATAAVRKARGLYTQVGLRPNPTVGLMGEDIGEGGEAGQYGVFASQTFVRGNKLELSRAVESWEVRGLELRAEAQRLRTLTDVRQRFVRLLAAQRRVEIADELVTLAEAGVQLSEDLLEAGEVARPDVLQTRIQLGEVRIAQQNALVARDAAWRDLMAAVGTPGRPVRPAAGTLEGEPLAADFEELLAGILAASPEVAAARVRIERAKAAVCRQQVQPIPNLNAQASLAYGVEGEEPIGGFQLGMPLPVHNDNRGNIAAAIADVHRAAADLARLELNLRSRLAAALSDYEAAQNRATLLADDVLPAARENLDLSEQGYRQGEFDAIRLVTARRSLFEAELAQVTAAADRQEAAALIDGLLLSGALDDLPDAGGANLQGVGLRDEALGGE; the protein is encoded by the coding sequence ATGAACCGCCCCCGCACCCCGCTGACCGCCCCCGGTTACCCGCGGAAGGCTCTCCGACGGATGGGAAGCGCCGCGATCGGCGCCGTTGCGCTGGCCGGCTGCGGCACGGCGCCGACGGTCGTCACCTATTCCCCCGGCAGCGTCGTCGCCCCGCCGGCCATCGCCGGCGCCGGCGTGGCCGCGGCGGAGGCCAGTGTCACGGAGCCGATTCAGCGCGTCGCTGCCGCGGCGGCGGAGCGCGAACCGGCCCCGGTTCACCCCGCGAACTATCAAGCGGACGCTCAGGAACCGGCGGCTGCCCCCCTGCCGGCTCCGCTGCCCGCGGGTCTGGATGAGACGGACGTCGCCGCGGACGAAGCTCACGCCTTCGAATCGCTCACCCTGGCGGAGGCCGAGGGAACGGCGCTGGCTCAGAATCCGACGCTCGCCGGGGCGACGGCGGCGGTTCGCAAAGCCCGCGGCCTGTACACGCAGGTCGGACTCCGCCCCAACCCGACGGTGGGCCTGATGGGCGAGGACATCGGCGAGGGCGGCGAAGCCGGTCAATATGGCGTGTTCGCCTCTCAGACGTTCGTCCGCGGCAACAAGCTCGAACTCAGCCGGGCCGTCGAGAGTTGGGAGGTGCGGGGGCTGGAACTGCGGGCCGAGGCCCAGCGATTGCGGACGCTGACGGACGTGCGGCAGCGGTTCGTCCGCCTGCTCGCCGCCCAGCGGCGGGTGGAGATCGCGGACGAACTGGTCACACTGGCGGAGGCCGGCGTGCAGCTCTCCGAGGACCTGCTGGAGGCCGGCGAGGTCGCCCGGCCGGACGTCCTGCAAACCCGCATTCAACTCGGCGAGGTGCGGATCGCTCAGCAGAACGCCCTCGTCGCCCGGGACGCCGCCTGGCGTGATCTCATGGCGGCGGTGGGCACGCCGGGCCGGCCGGTGCGGCCGGCGGCCGGCACGCTGGAGGGCGAGCCGCTGGCGGCGGACTTCGAGGAACTGCTGGCCGGCATCCTCGCCGCCAGCCCGGAGGTCGCCGCCGCCCGCGTCCGCATCGAGCGGGCCAAGGCCGCCGTCTGCCGGCAGCAGGTCCAGCCGATTCCCAACCTCAACGCCCAGGCGAGCCTCGCCTACGGGGTGGAGGGCGAGGAGCCGATCGGCGGGTTCCAACTCGGCATGCCGCTGCCGGTGCACAACGACAACCGCGGGAACATCGCCGCGGCGATCGCCGACGTGCACCGGGCCGCCGCCGATCTGGCCCGGCTCGAATTGAACCTGCGGTCCCGCCTCGCCGCGGCGCTGTCGGACTACGAGGCGGCCCAGAACCGGGCGACGCTATTGGCGGACGACGTGCTGCCGGCCGCCCGCGAGAACCTGGACCTCAGCGAGCAGGGTTACCGGCAGGGCGAGTTCGACGCGATCCGTCTGGTGACGGCCCGCCGCAGCCTGTTCGAGGCGGAACTGGCTCAGGTGACCGCCGCCGCCGACCGTCAGGAGGCCGCCGCCCTGATCGACGGCCTATTGCTCTCCGGCGCCCTGGACGACCTCCCCGACGCCGGCGGCGCCAACCTGCAAGGCGTCGGCCTGCGGGACGAAGCGCTCGGCGGGGAGTAA
- a CDS encoding ribose-phosphate diphosphokinase: MTIPPAVHNFRLFGLDGSKTYADRVADHLDVPRSRHVETFFEDRETYVRSGVNVRGCDVYVITSLFADPEQSVPEKLVKLLFFAGSLKDASAKRVAVVCPYLGYARQDRKTESRAPISIKYLAQCLESVGVTRILTMDVHNLSAFQNAFRIPTDNLEAKNLLADYLCGLDAGRNSTGQPQPVDDHLPEPLKDAGCEDGQLAVLAPDSGGMGRARRFRNALETRLQTKNAIGVAYLDKERVDGGTVRGNTVVGDIRGKRVIILDDMIASGGTIRLCAEAIDRHGGEVFAACATHGLFVGKAAENLADVPRIVVTDTIRPFRLDGAATAKRLHVIPTAKMFGSALRRTHEEGGSISDLLE, encoded by the coding sequence TTGACGATCCCGCCCGCCGTGCACAACTTCCGGCTGTTCGGGCTCGACGGCTCCAAAACCTACGCCGACCGGGTCGCCGACCATCTCGACGTGCCCCGCAGCCGGCACGTGGAGACGTTCTTCGAAGACCGCGAGACCTACGTCCGTAGCGGCGTGAACGTGCGCGGCTGCGACGTGTACGTCATCACCAGCCTGTTCGCCGACCCGGAGCAATCGGTTCCGGAGAAGCTCGTCAAGCTGCTGTTCTTCGCCGGCAGCCTGAAGGACGCCAGCGCCAAGCGGGTGGCGGTCGTCTGCCCGTACCTCGGCTACGCCCGGCAGGATCGTAAGACGGAGAGCCGGGCGCCGATCTCCATCAAGTACCTCGCCCAGTGCCTGGAGAGCGTGGGGGTCACGCGCATCCTCACGATGGACGTGCACAACCTCAGCGCGTTCCAAAACGCGTTCCGAATCCCGACGGACAACCTCGAAGCGAAGAACCTGCTGGCCGACTACCTGTGCGGCCTGGACGCCGGCCGGAACTCGACCGGCCAGCCGCAACCGGTGGACGATCACCTGCCCGAGCCCCTCAAGGACGCCGGCTGCGAGGACGGGCAACTGGCCGTGCTGGCCCCCGACAGCGGCGGCATGGGCCGGGCCCGCCGCTTCCGCAACGCCCTCGAAACCCGCCTTCAGACGAAGAACGCGATCGGCGTGGCCTATCTGGACAAGGAACGCGTCGACGGCGGCACGGTCCGCGGCAACACCGTGGTGGGCGACATCCGCGGCAAGCGGGTCATCATCCTCGATGACATGATCGCCAGCGGCGGCACGATTCGGCTTTGCGCCGAAGCGATCGACCGGCACGGCGGGGAAGTCTTCGCCGCCTGCGCCACGCACGGCCTGTTCGTCGGCAAGGCGGCGGAGAACCTCGCGGACGTCCCGCGCATCGTGGTGACGGACACCATCCGCCCCTTCCGCCTCGACGGCGCCGCCACGGCGAAGCGGCTGCACGTCATCCCGACGGCTAAAATGTTCGGCTCCGCCCTCCGCCGCACCCACGAGGAAGGCGGCTCGATCAGCGACCTGCTGGAGTGA
- a CDS encoding membrane-associated protein codes for MHYQGWNNFLWFSDIAFLATCLALWLESRLLASMTAVGILLPDLAWTLHFLADLIVDTGLLEQSGYMFNEQIPLFVRGLSLFHAVVPPLLVWMVYRLGYDGRGLAAQTLLAWLVLPACYFFTDPAESINFVSGFGEPPRPPIPQPWWLIAESILLPVGIYLPTHLLLARWFGRPACRVAGADGNETPVK; via the coding sequence GTGCATTACCAGGGGTGGAATAATTTCCTCTGGTTCTCGGACATTGCCTTTCTGGCGACGTGCCTGGCTCTGTGGCTGGAGAGTCGGCTTCTCGCAAGCATGACGGCGGTCGGCATCCTGCTGCCCGACCTGGCCTGGACGCTCCACTTCCTCGCCGACCTGATCGTCGATACGGGCCTGCTGGAGCAATCCGGCTATATGTTCAACGAGCAGATCCCGCTGTTCGTCCGCGGCCTGTCGTTATTTCACGCGGTCGTGCCCCCGCTCTTGGTCTGGATGGTTTACCGGCTCGGCTACGACGGTCGCGGGCTGGCCGCCCAGACGCTGCTCGCCTGGCTGGTCCTGCCGGCCTGCTATTTCTTCACCGACCCGGCGGAGAGCATCAACTTCGTGTCCGGGTTCGGCGAGCCGCCCCGGCCCCCAATTCCGCAGCCGTGGTGGCTGATCGCGGAGTCGATCCTGCTGCCGGTCGGCATCTATCTGCCCACGCACCTTCTGCTGGCAAGGTGGTTCGGCCGGCCGGCTTGTCGAGTGGCTGGGGCAGATGGGAATGAAACGCCTGTGAAATGA
- a CDS encoding sugar O-acetyltransferase, producing the protein MSDAPRSMRQRMLAGELYLANDAELVALRQRATRLCAAHAATDPADASGRTAILADLFGSLGPGAEVTPPFRCDYGAHVTVGERFYANFGCVILDCAAVTIGDRVLLGPGVQIYAATHPLDVKTRSEGWESAAPVTIGDDVWIGGGAILCPGVTIGDRAVIGAGSVVTRDVPAGVIAAGNPCRVLRPAPGESNAGGSAEGGWA; encoded by the coding sequence ATGTCCGATGCTCCCCGCTCCATGCGGCAGCGAATGCTCGCCGGCGAACTGTACCTGGCGAACGACGCGGAACTGGTCGCGCTCCGGCAACGGGCGACGCGGCTGTGCGCCGCCCACGCCGCGACCGATCCGGCGGACGCCTCAGGACGGACGGCGATCCTGGCCGACCTGTTCGGCTCGCTGGGGCCGGGGGCGGAGGTCACGCCGCCCTTTCGCTGCGACTACGGCGCCCACGTCACGGTCGGCGAACGGTTCTACGCCAACTTCGGCTGCGTGATTCTGGACTGCGCCGCGGTCACGATCGGCGATCGCGTGCTGCTGGGCCCGGGGGTGCAGATCTACGCGGCGACGCATCCGCTGGACGTGAAAACGCGGTCGGAGGGGTGGGAGTCGGCGGCGCCGGTGACGATCGGCGACGACGTGTGGATCGGCGGCGGGGCGATCCTCTGCCCCGGGGTGACGATCGGGGACCGGGCCGTGATCGGCGCCGGCAGCGTGGTGACGCGGGACGTTCCAGCCGGGGTGATCGCCGCCGGCAATCCCTGCCGCGTGCTCCGGCCGGCCCCCGGCGAATCGAACGCGGGCGGCTCGGCGGAGGGGGGGTGGGCGTGA
- a CDS encoding glycoside hydrolase family 43 protein: MLTAAIALATLLGPRPDSASAQEADAAEQPTYTNPIIPAIGPADPDVIQHEGTYYLYPTDDGRSYDVYTSTDLVRWMKGPKVFEPDGARRLWAPDVFRDPTDGKFYLYYTWDFTVGVAVGDGPLGPFKKKADLFERAIDAEMFRDDDGRYYLYYVEDVRGADPFRLRIRVQPMASPTEKLGESTLLLEPTEPWETKSGVVNEGPVMLKRDGTYYLIYSGTGAATLNYAVGYATSDSPTGPFKKYEGNPIISRGDGVYGPGHGSVVRDAAGELWHVYHQQKDGTRQWNRFLCLDPLWFDDDGVLHGRATRGTPQPAPAVDAE; the protein is encoded by the coding sequence TTGCTGACCGCCGCAATCGCGTTGGCGACGCTGCTCGGTCCTCGTCCCGATTCGGCGTCCGCTCAGGAGGCGGACGCGGCCGAGCAGCCGACCTATACGAATCCGATCATCCCGGCCATCGGCCCGGCCGATCCGGACGTGATTCAGCACGAGGGCACGTATTACCTGTACCCGACCGACGACGGCCGGAGTTACGACGTTTACACCTCCACCGACCTGGTCCGTTGGATGAAGGGGCCGAAAGTCTTCGAACCGGACGGGGCGCGGCGCCTGTGGGCCCCGGACGTCTTCCGCGATCCGACCGACGGCAAGTTCTATCTGTATTACACCTGGGACTTCACGGTCGGCGTCGCCGTCGGCGACGGCCCCCTCGGCCCGTTCAAGAAAAAGGCCGACCTGTTCGAGCGGGCGATCGACGCGGAGATGTTCCGCGACGACGACGGCCGGTACTACCTGTACTACGTTGAAGACGTGCGCGGCGCCGACCCGTTCAGGCTGCGCATCCGCGTGCAGCCGATGGCCTCGCCCACCGAAAAGCTCGGAGAATCCACGCTGCTGCTGGAACCGACCGAGCCGTGGGAAACCAAAAGCGGCGTCGTCAACGAAGGCCCCGTGATGCTCAAGCGCGACGGGACGTATTATCTGATCTATTCCGGCACGGGGGCGGCCACCTTGAACTACGCCGTCGGCTATGCGACCTCGGACAGCCCGACCGGGCCGTTTAAAAAGTACGAAGGGAACCCCATCATTTCCCGCGGCGACGGCGTGTACGGCCCGGGGCACGGCTCCGTGGTGCGGGACGCCGCCGGGGAGCTGTGGCACGTTTATCATCAGCAGAAAGACGGGACGCGGCAGTGGAACCGCTTCCTCTGTCTCGACCCGCTGTGGTTCGACGACGACGGCGTCCTGCATGGCCGGGCCACCCGGGGCACGCCCCAACCCGCCCCCGCGGTCGACGCTGAGTGA
- a CDS encoding PrsW family glutamic-type intramembrane protease — protein MLTAAAVVKAIFIPLASAIVLAFFFRRSAPPRRVTAAFFIGGWGAFLLHSAILRSVPPVLPPDQFYAATLGQAFTSAFVEAAVPEEFAKGGWILLFLYIWRNEFSPHGAFAGALIGLGFSMRENLAYAATVEEWRGFAVMSHGAWGAVTGRLLQWALETPPGRFWKALWAFVPSILLHGLMDAMIFVVDVLEPPVTGVSAKTHPQEDVGLASLIPMLGACAAALFSWIWAIRCLRLARQRMQRIAGRSATPGGITRHRP, from the coding sequence ATGCTCACCGCCGCGGCCGTCGTCAAAGCGATTTTTATTCCGCTGGCGTCGGCGATCGTTCTGGCGTTCTTTTTTCGACGGTCGGCGCCGCCCCGGCGCGTAACGGCCGCGTTCTTCATCGGGGGCTGGGGCGCTTTCCTTCTGCATTCTGCGATCCTGCGCAGCGTGCCCCCCGTGTTGCCCCCGGACCAGTTCTACGCCGCCACGCTCGGTCAGGCGTTTACAAGCGCGTTCGTGGAGGCGGCCGTTCCCGAGGAGTTCGCCAAGGGAGGATGGATTCTTCTATTCCTCTATATTTGGCGGAACGAGTTCTCGCCGCACGGGGCGTTCGCCGGTGCGCTGATCGGGCTAGGATTCTCAATGCGGGAGAATCTGGCATACGCGGCAACCGTGGAGGAATGGCGCGGGTTCGCCGTGATGAGTCATGGCGCGTGGGGCGCCGTGACGGGCCGCCTGCTTCAATGGGCGCTTGAGACGCCGCCCGGGCGGTTCTGGAAGGCGCTGTGGGCGTTCGTGCCGTCGATTCTGCTGCACGGACTCATGGACGCGATGATCTTTGTGGTGGACGTTCTGGAGCCGCCGGTCACCGGCGTTTCAGCGAAGACTCATCCGCAGGAGGACGTCGGCCTGGCCTCGCTTATCCCGATGCTGGGCGCCTGCGCGGCGGCGCTGTTTTCCTGGATCTGGGCGATCCGATGCCTTCGGCTCGCTCGACAACGGATGCAGAGGATTGCAGGCCGTTCGGCAACGCCGGGGGGAATTACTCGCCATCGGCCGTGA